DNA sequence from the Aliidongia dinghuensis genome:
GCGTCGGAAGCCACGAACGCCATCGAGCCGGTGCTCCATGCGCGAGAGTGCATCGGCGGTAGGCTGCCGCCGGAAGCGCTGGGCATCGAAGCGATCGATCCGTTGACGCTGGCCGTGACCCTGGAGCGGCCGAACCCGTATTTCCCGGCGTTGGCCGGTCAGCTCGTGCCGATGGAGCAGGCTGTCGTCGAGCGATGGGGCAACGCCTGGACGGAGCCCGAGCACATGGTCTCGAACGGGCCGTTCGCGCTCGCCGAGTTCGTGCTTCACGGCACCGTCGCCTTCGTCAGGAACCCGCGTTACTGGAACGCGGCGAACATCAAGCTCGATCGCGTGACGTTCGCCAGCGTCGAGAATTCCCGCACTGCGCAGCGCATGTTTCAAGCGGGCGAGGTCGATGCCGTCAGCCTCTCGTCGGAGGACTTCAAGAACGGCGGACCGCTGCCGGGGGCCCAGCTCCGGCTGCAACCGATCTACCGAGTCGCCTACCTGTTCTTCAACATGCGCAACGGCCCGCTCGCCGAAAGCCGCGGGCTGCGGCGAGCCTTGGCGCTGGCGCTCGACCAGGACACGCTCACGACGAAGATACTGAAGTCGATCAGCCAACCGGCCTTCGCCATGGTTCCCGCGATCTATGCGAACTATCCGCATCCTCGCGAGACCTTCGCCGATCGACCGATGGCCGAGAGGATCGCCGAGGCCCGCAAGCTTTACGCCGACGCTGGCTTCGGCCCCGGTCGTCCCCTTTCGGTGAAGGCCGTGCTCGGCGACAAGAAGTCGTGCGCCGCGATCCAGGAAATGTGGCGCGTGGCGCTCGGCTTCGTGGCGGAGTGCGATATCGAGGACGACCACGGCGCGGAGGAAGCCTACAAGACCGGGCAATTCGACGTCGGCGACAACGGCGACGGCGGGCCGGTGCCGGATCCCTACAAGATCATCTCCGACTTTCGCGGCCAGCCGGTCGGCGCGGAGAACACCGGCCGCTACGATTCGCCAGCCTATGACGCCACGCTGGCGGAGGCAGAGGAGACGTCGGATCTGACGGCTCGCGCCAAGAAGCTGGCGGAGGCCGAGCGGGTCCTACTCGACGACCAGGCGGTGATCCCGTTGTCGTTTTCCAGCGGTGCCTACGCCGTGGCGCCTCGCGTCCACGGATATCGGATGCTCGCCTCGCGCGCGCTTTTCCTCGACGACACGACGGTCGATCCCTGAGCAAATGCCGCTGCTGGTCGCGCCTGTTCGGGCCGGTCGGCATCGAGCGATGGATTGGCGTTGCGGCATCGACGGGCTTGCGCGCGCCGCCTCGGGTGCTATGTCGCCGGAAGGGGATCCCGATACAGACGCCCGAGCAACGACTCTCGGCTCTCTGCTGCTTCAGGTTGGCGCGTTGCGTGTCCGCTCTGCGAAGGCATTGACCTGCCGCGCCTCAACGCGCTTGCGGTGAGGGCGCGTCAAGTCAAGCTGGGCGTGTCTACTGAAACACGTTGACCCCGACGGCGGCCTCGACCTGGTTATCATCGGCGTCTTCGACATCCATTGGTGCCTCGCCGGTGGTGACCATGTCGCGTTGCTCTCTGGCCCGCTTCCAATCGTTCGGTCCGCCAGCCTGCTTGTGGCGCCTCATGTCGGTGCCGTTGACGTTGACCTCGCCGCGATAGCCGAAAATGTCGAGGTTGTAGTAGCCCAAGTGGCGCATTTCGTCGCCGAACAGCTGGAGATAGGTACTGCCGCCGCCCGGAGGAACGGAGGCGGAGTGGCACGACCAAAGCTTGATTCGAAGGGAATTCCCATCAGGGGCGAGCCCGTCATCGCTGAGGCGGGCGGCCAACTGCTTCGGTGACAGCTTCAAGGGGCGGAACCCGACCGCTTCTGAATTCCCGTGGCAATGGATGTACAGGACCGCCGGTACGGCCCGTTGCGCTCTGACGTTGCTCAATGGAGTGGTGCCAGGTTTGTGCCACAGGAGATTTGGATGGCAGCCGCCATCCTGTTTGGCGAAGCGCGCGAGCAGCCAGTCACCCCACTCCTCGATTTCGTTCTGGCGCGGATTGTACAATGGCCAGCCCTGCTTGGAGCCGACCTCATCCATCGTTCCGTAATTGCCATCGGCCGCGCCCCTGATCGCGGTTTTGAGTTCGAGCCGATTTCCAAGTTTCGGCATCGGAATGTAGACGAGGCGGTAGTATTTCCCCACGATGCCCCCCGATCGAATGTCTTCCGGGCGTCGCGGACCTAGACCGCTCTGCCGGTTGGTTGATGTCATCCGCGAGTAAGCCGTCCGACCAAGCCCGGCCGAACGGCTCACGGCGGCCCAGTCAGTTGTTGACGTCTGTCGACGTTTGGCCTGCGGTGTAGTTCTGCAGCACTCCGCTCGAATCGAACGTCATCGTCACGTTTGTCATCTTGCCGGTCGCCCCGCCCGCAAAGGCCCCCACTATGGGAATGAAGGTCGCGGCCTTCGCCTGGGTCTCGGTGTGCACGTAGCTGATGATCTTGGCGCCTTCGGAAGTCACCGTTGAACTGTTTGGCGGCCCGAACTTGGAGACCACCTCGGCGTAGGTGGTTTTTCCCTTTTGCAGGTCTGCCAGCTGCTCCTGCTTCACCTCGGTGCCGGATGACATGCAGCCAGCGACCGCGACCGATGCAGCCGCGGCGAAAATTCGACGAAACAACCTCATGAAAACCTCGGTTATCTGAATGTGCGGGGCACAACCGAGGGTGATGCTACGAAAGGTTGAGGAGCCATTCCACACCAATCGCGCCAGTGAGTGATAGAAGCTCGCCGAGCGTTGGAAACATGGGCCACGCCAGTGGTTGCCGCGCGGTCGCGGTTTGGCGGTATCGAAAATCCATGGCGGCATGCGGCCGAACGCCCGCAGCAAATCCTTGTGCGTGTCCGGCTACCCGACGTGCGGCGGTGGAGTGGTTTCGAGCGCTCGGATGTGAAGCGGCCCGACGTGATGCACCTGCCATGCCTTTGAAATCAACTGCTTGCTGCGCAGATCGGCACCAGGACCCCAGCCGATTTGCGCCCGTGCAACGGCATAGCCATGGGGTAGCCGACGCATACGACGGGTGCGTCGGCCGATCGGCCGATCGGCCTGACGCCGGACACAGGCTCCTGACGGCGCCGTTCAAGGCGGGCCGGTTCTCTTGCCAGCAAGTATCGTTCGCCGTATTGACTCGAAACGAACATGACCGTTTTGTGGATTCCGCTGCGGCATCGGCGGAATGCTGTCGAGCTTAGAGCTCGGAAATGAGACACGGTCCCGACCGATCGAAGTCGGAGGAAACGCAGGCGGGAGGAGAGACGATGTCGAATGCGCTCCGCATCGCGCATGGAGCGTTCGGTCGAGTTGCCTTACTCGACATGGATGCTTCGCTCGTTCGCCATGCGCATCCTCACTGCCACGTCCTGATCAAGGCGGAGGGTTCCGACACCCAATTTTCGGTGCGGGATCAGATCGTGCCATTGACCACCAACAACGCCGTCCTGATCAACGCGTGGGAGCCTCACGCGTACGTCCATGATCCAAGGCGGACGCGGACGATCATATTGGCGCTCTATATCGAGCCGATCTGGCTGGCGGGATTTCGGAAGAATTGGACCGCGAGCGGAGCGCCCGGCTTTTTCGAGCGCCTCTCTGGCGAACTCACTCCGCTGATCCGCTCCCTTGCCGACGAGCTCGCGTTCTCGATGACGAATAGCTCCGTGACGGGGGCCGAACAGGAGCGGCTTCTCTCCGACCTGATGATTGCGGTCATCGAGAAATTCTCGCCGTGGCGCGAGGTTACTGTTTCCCTCCGGGATCTCGCTCGCCGCGGAAGCGTCGATTGGCGGATCCGACGCGCGCTCGAGGTCATACGGGCGAACCCGGGAGAGATCGGAGACATGAGCGCGTTGGCGAGAGAAGTCGGCCTTTCCCGCGCGCATTTCTTCCGTCTCTTCGAGAAATCGATCGACGTCCCGCCGCGTGTCTTCCTCAACGTGGTGCGGTTGGAATACGCCGTCGGCGAGCTGGTCAATTCCGAGGTGAGCCTCTCGGACCTGAGCGATCGCCTGGGTTTCAGCGCACCGCCCCATTTCACCCGGTTCTTCAGGGATCACGCAGGGGCGACGCCAAGCGAGTTCCGGTCCGTCGCGCGGCAATGAGCGATCGGAAATCCTAATCACGCGATCGGGCATCCGAATTAAGAGACGGTAGGGTAAGTCGTGCGACCCGGCGGTATCCACGTCTCCCCGTTCCTGTGTGCAGCCTGCACCCAAGCGTTTCGAAGACGCGCTAGGGAGAGGCCCAAGTGGAACAGAGTGCCGTCCTCCGGGACCCGGAACGACGCGTAAGCATCAGCGAAGGCTGGGTGGGGAAGTCGCCCCCGCGCGTCGAGGACGCGGCCCTCCTGACCGGGCGCGGGCGCTACATCGACGACCTCGGCATCACGCCGGGCACGCTCCACGCCGCCATCCTCCGCTCCCCCCACGCGCACGCCTTGATCGAGGCGATCGATGTCGAGCGGGCCAAGGCGATGCCGGGCGTTGAGGCCATCCTGACGGGCGAGGATATCCGGGCCCTGACCGCCAGCATGGTCGTCGGCGTGAAGGCACCGGTCGATTGCTGGCCGATCGCCGTCGACCGGGTCCGGTACGTCGGCGAACCGGTTGCGGTGGTCGTCGCGTCCGACCGATATCTCGCTGAAGACGCGATCGATCTCGTTGAGGTCCGGTACAAGCCGCTTGGCGCCGTGGTCGATCCGTTCGAGGCGATGAAGCCCGAAGCGCCCGTCCTTCATGAGGGGTTCGGCACCCTGGGCCTCGCCAACAACGTCGCGAGCGATCGACGCTTCCGGTACGGCGATCCGGAGCGCGCCTTTGCCGAGGCTCCGCATCGTGTCTCGGTCGACGTGCGCTACCCGCGGAATGCCTGCACGCCCATCGAGACCTACGGGGTCATCGCCGAATACGATCCGGGCCTCGACGGCTATGACATCCGGGCCAATTTCCAGGGTCCCTTCAGCATTCATGCGGTGATTTCGCGTGCGCTCAAGGTCCCCGGGAACCGGTTGCGCCTTCGGACGCCACCGGATTCCGGCGGCAGCTTCGGCGTCAAGCAGGGGGTGTTCCCCTACATCGTGCTCATCGGGGCCGCGGCGCGCGTCGTCCAGCGTCCCGTGAAGTGGATCGAGGATCGGCTCGAGCACCTTGCCGCGTCGACCGTCGCGACCAATCGCGGAACCCGGCTCGAAGCCGCGGTCGAGGCCAACGGGCGAATCACGGCGCTGGATTGGGATCAGGTCGAGGATTGCGGCGCGCATCTTCGGGCGCCGGAGCCTGCCACGCTCTATCGCATGCACGGCAACATGACCGGGGCCTACGCGATCCGAAACGTCGCCATCCGCAATCGGGTCGTGGTCACCAACAAGACGCCGACGGGCCTCAACCGCGGCTTCGGCGGACCCCAGGTCTATTTCGCGCTCGAGCGCCTGATGCAGCGGATCGCAATCGAGCTGGGTCTCGATCCCCTGGATGTCATTCGCCGCAACCTCGTGCCGCAAGGCTCCTTCCCCTACAAGACCGCGACCGGAGCGGTGCTGGACTCCGGCGACTACCAGACCGCCCTCTCGGTCGCGCTCGAAAAGGGCGGGCACGCGGAACTGCTGAAGCGGCGCGATCAGGCCCGCGCCGAGGGGCGCCTCTACGGCATCGGGTACACCGCGGTCGTCGAACCCAGCGTCTCCAACATGGGCTACATCACCACCGTCCTGACGGCGGACGAGCGTCGGAAGGCAGGGCCGAAGAACGGCGCGCAGGCGACAGCGACGATCCATATCGACCCGCTCGGCTCGGTCTCGGTCCACGTCGCTTCGGTTCCCCAGGGTCAGGGGCACCGCACCGTACTGGGCCAGGTCGTCGGGGATGTGTTCGGCCTACCGCCCTCCACGATATCGGTCGTCACCGACGTCGACACGGGCAAGGACGCGTGGTCGATCGCCTCGGGGAACTACTCCAGTCGGTTCGCTCCGGCGGTGGCGGGTGCCGCCCACCTTGCCGCGACGCGGCTACGCGGCCGCTTGGCGCAGATCGCCGCGGCACAGCTCAACATCCTCCCCGACGAGGTCGAGTTCGCCGAAGGCCGGGCCCGGGCGAAGGGAAATCTCGACAACGGCACGAGCTTCTCGCGCGTCGCGGCGGCCGGGCACTGGGCACCCGGCACCCTGCCGGACGGCGTCGAGCAGCCGCTTCGGGAGACCGTGTTCTGGACCCCGGATCAGCTGGTGGCGCCGAACGCGAAGGACGAGGTCAATTCCTCGCTCTGCCACGGCTTCATCTTCGACTTCTGTGGCGTCGAAATCGATCGGACCACCGGTGAGACCAAGATCGACCGGTACGTGACGATGCACGACTGCGGCCACATCCTCCACCCGGGAATGGTCGACGGCCAGGTCCGCGGCGGTTTCGCCCATGCCCTGGGAGCGGCGCTCTATGAGGAGCACAGCTACGGCGCCGACGGCAGCTTCCTGTCCGGCACGTTGGCGGATTACCTGATCCCGACCACGATGGAGGTGCCGGATCCGATCATCCTGCACCTGGAGACGCCGTCGCCGTTCACGCCTCTTGGCGCCAAGGGCGTCGGGGAGGGCAACTGCATGTCCACCCCGGTCTGCATCGCCAACGCGGTCGCCGATGCCTTGGGGCTCTCCGACATCACCTTGCCGATCCTGCCGTCGCATCTCGCAGACCACCTCTACGGCGCCGAAGCCCCGCCAAAGCATTCGCCAGCGACGCGTCCGAGCGTTCCCGCAAAACCGGGCGCGAGAATGCTCACCGGCGATGGGACCGCATCGGTCGACGCGCCGCGGGACAAGGTCTGGGCGATGTTGCTCGACCCCCAAGCGCTCATGGCGATCGTGCCGGGTGCCCATGGCATCGAGAAGCTCTCCGACACCCAATTCCGCGCCGAGGTGACGCTCGGCGTCGGCCCGGTCAAGGGAAGGTACAAGTCGGAGATCAGCCTTTCCGAGATGTTGGCTCCCGAGAAGGTCACCCTCACCGGATCGACGAACGGGGCGCTCGGCTTCGGCCAAGGCGTCGGCGTGGTGACGCTATCCGAGGAGGCGCCGGGCCGGACCAAGGTCGCGTACCGCTACGAGGCGGAGATCGGCGGCAAGGTGGCGTCGATCGGCGGACGTCTTCTCGATGGCGCGGCCCGTGTCGTCATCGGGCAGTTCTTCAGCGCTCTGGCGGCGCAGGCTGGCGGTGCGCCGAAGCGCGGCTTGGTGGCTTTCCTAAGACGTCTGTTCGGGAGGCGGTCATGAAGCCCCCTGCATTCGACTACCTTCGCGCCGCGACCCTGGACGAGGTCCTGGAGGCGTTGTGGGAGGGCGGTTCCGACGCTCGGATCCTGGCCGGGGGCCAATCGCTGCTGCCTATGCTCAACATGCGGCTCGCCCGGCCGAGCGTGCTCGTGGACGTCATGCATGTGGATGCGCTGCGACAGGTCACCGCCTCCGGGGACGCCCTCAAGATCGGTGCCGCGGTCCGGCAAGCGCAGATCGAGCATCGAGCCGACCTGGTCGGCGAACTGCCGTTGCTGGCCGCCGCCATTCCTTGGGTCGGCCACATGCAGACTCGTGCTTCCGGCACCCTGTGCGGCTCCGTCGCCCACGCCGATCCAAGCGCCGAGATCCCCTTGGTGCTGCTGGCCTTGCTGGGGTCGGTCCACCTGAGGTCCCGCAAGCAGCGCCGGACCCTCAAAGCCGACGACTTCTTCACGGGCATGATGGCCACCGCTCGGGCCGACCAAGAGGTCATCGAGGCGATCTCGTTCCCCCTGGCGAGGCCGGACACGGGCTACGCGTTCCGCGAAGTCGGACGGCGCCACGGCGACTTCGCCATCGTCGCCTGCGCGGCCGTGGTCGATCGCAAGGGCGCCCGCTTGGCGGTCGGGGGCGTCGCCGACATGCCGATGGCTCGGCCGTTGCCGCTGCCGGAGGAGGGGAGCGCCCTCGACGACGCGCTCGAAACCTTCGCCTGGGACCTCAACGCCCGCGACGACCTCCACGCCACCGCCCGCTATCGGCGCGAGCTCGTCAGGCGCCTCGGCCGCCAGGTCATCGAAGAAGCCGTGCGGCGGCGAGACGGCGTGACGCCGCCGCCGACCGGTCACCAACAGGATGCTGCCTGATGCCCCGCCTTTCCGCCACCAGCCGCCACCCGGTATCCTTTACGCTGAACGGCCGCCCGGTCAGGGGGGAGGCCGAGCCGCGTCTCCTGCTGCATGATTTCCTGCGCCATGTGATCGGTGCCACGGGCACGCATGTCGGTTGCGAACATGGTGTCTGCGGGGCTTGCACCGTCCAGATCGACGGGGCACCGGTCCGGTCCTGCTTGAGGCTCGCGGTACAGTCCGATGGCGCCGAGATCCGCACGGTCGAAGGCCTGGCGCCGTCACCGGAACGTCTCGCCATCCTGCAGGAAAGCTTCCGGGAGCATCACGGCCTCCAGTGCGGCTTCTGCACCGCCGGAATCCTCATGTCGCTCGATGCGTTCCTGCGTGGCAACCCCGACCCGACCGAGGCCGCCATCCGCGAAGTCCTGTCCGGTCATCTCTGCCGCTGTACCGGCTACACCCCGATTGTCGCTGCGGCCATGACGGCGGCGGCCCGCCTGCGCGCGGAAGAGCCGAGCCATGCTTGATCTCGGCACAAGCTTCATCGCCAGCGTGGAGCGCGATCCGAACGTTCTCGCGATCGTCGATGGCGAAACCCGCCTCACGTATGTCGCCTGGTATCGTCGGGTATCGGCCATCGTCGCGGCGCTGGACGAGCTCGGGCTGAAGCCGGGCGACCATCTTGTCACGGTTCTGCAGAACCGCTGGCAGGCTGCCACACTCCATTGGGCGTGCCAGCTCGCCGGGGTCATCATCACGCCGCTGAATTGGCGAGCGAAGGCGGACGACGTCGAATTCTGCGTCACCGACTCCGGTGCGTCGCTGCTCGTCTACGAGCCCGCATCCGCGGACGCGGTCCATTCGGCGCCCGCCGCAATGAGCATCCGCAGGATATCTCTCGGCGCCGCTAGCGACGGTGAGATTGCATTCGACGAACTGGTCGAACGATCGGCTCCCGATGCGCAGCCGAGGGTGAGTGCCGACGCCTGGTCCCTGATGCTTTACACGTCCGGGACGACGTCGCGCCCCAAGGGAGTGCCGCGTCGGCAGCGGGCGGAACGAGCGGCGGCGATCGCCCATCTCGCGCAAAACCTCTACGGCCGCGGCGAACGCACGCTCGGCGTCATGCCGCTCTATCACACCATGGGCGTGCGATCGCTCCTTGCGATGTCCTTGGTCGGTGGGACTTTCGTCTGCCTTCCTCGCTTCGACATCGAAGGGGCTCTGGCACTGATCGAGCGGGAAGCGATCACCAACCTCTACCTGGCGCCCACGCTCTATCACGACGTGGTCCACCACCCCTCCTTCAAGTCGGCGGACGTGAGTTCGGTGCGGAAGCTCGGGTTCGCGGGAGCGCCGATGACCGACGGCCTGTTGCGCCGCCTCGAGGAAGCCTTCCGGCCCGAGCTGTTCGTCAATCACTACGGCAGCTCCGAGATCTACACCTGCACGATCAACCAGGATGCGGCGACCAAGCCGGGATCCGCAGGCCGGGCGGCCCTCAACCAGCGCATCCGGGTCGTCCGCATCGACGCCTTGTCCGCGGACGACCTGGCCGCTCCCGGTGAGGAGGGCGAGATTATCGCGTCCCTCACTGGAGACGAGGCGTTCGAGGGCTATTGGCTGAGGCCCGACGCGGACGCGAAGGCGTTGCGGGACGGTTGGTACTTCACCAGCGACACCGGCTATTTCGACGCCGACGGCGACCTCTTCGTCACGGGCCGGGTCGACGACCTGATCATCACCGGCGGCGAGAACGTCTCCCCGGTCGAGGTCGAGAGCTGCCTTTCCCTGCATCCCGCCGTCTCCGAGGTGGCCGTGGTCGGCCTGCCGGACGAACGGCTCGGCAAGGTCGTCACCGCCTTCGTCAGGTTGAGCCATCCCGTCGATGCCGAGGAGCTGGACAGGCATTGCCGCGAGTCGACCCTCGCCAATTTCAAGCGCCCCCGCCGGATCGTGTTCGTCGAGCAGATCCCCCGCTCGCCGGTGGGCAAGCTGCTGCGCCGCAAGCTCGTCGACGGTGAGTACCGCCTCGCCGATCCCAAGGCCCAGAACCAGGAACCAATCGCATGAGCGCCCCCATGACTGATCCCCGCTTCAATGATCTCGACGGTTTCCGCGTGGAAGTCGACGCAGAGCGATTCCGCGCCGACGTGATCCTCGATCGCGCGCCGCTCAACGTCATCTCGATGCCGCAGCGCGACCAGCTCCGGAAAGTTTTCGAGGCACTCGACGAGGACAGCGCGGTTCGCGTCATCGTCCTCCGAGCCGTCGGCGAGCACTTCTCCAGCGGCGGCAACATCAAGGGCTTCATGGAAGCTTCGCCCGAGCATGTCTCGAAGCTCGCCTGGAACGTTGCCGCGCCCGCGCGCTGCGGAAAGCCCGTGATCGCGGCGAACCGCGGCTATGCCTTCGGCGTCGGCTTCGAGATCTCGCTGGCCTGCGACTTCCGCATCGTCTCGGAGACCTGCCAGTACGCGCTCCCGGAACAGAAGCTGGGGCAGATCCCGGGCTCGGGCGGCTCCGCGCGCCTTCAGAAGATCGTCGGCATCACGCGCACCAAGGACATCGTCATGCGCTCCCGCCGCATCGGCGCCAACCAGGCGCTCGACTGGGGCATCGCGACCGAGATGGTGCCGGACGACCAGCTCGAGGCCGCCACGGACGCCTTGGTGGCGGAGCTGGTGGGGTTTTCGCCGCTGGCCCAGCGGACGGCCAAGAAGCTGCTGAACGACACCGAGGATGCGTCGCTGTCGATCGCGATCGAGCTGGAAGGGCATTGCTACAGCCGCTTGCGGTCCTCGGACGACTTCGCGGAGGGCGTCGACGCCTTCCACAGCAAGCGCCCACCGAACTTCCGCGGCAGCTGAGCGAGCAGCTAGCCGCTGCCAGGGGAGGCGGGCCGTCCCGGCTGCTTCTCCTGATACGCAGACATTCAACGCGAGGCCCCTCGGCGCTCGCGAACAAGCGCACGCAGATGCTGCCTTACTGACGGGGAGGAACATTCCATGGCGATTGCACAGAAGCCCGACGCACTGGACGCGGTCGAAGCGACGCCGCGGCAGACATTTTTCGCCATTGCGGCGTCTTGTCTTGGCTGGTCGCTCGATCTGTTCGACCTATTCATCCTGCTCTACGTGGCGCCGACGATCGGGGCGCTGTTCTTCCCGTCCCAGTTCCCCACGCTCTCCCTTGCGGCCGTCTACGCGTCCTTCGCGGTCACGCTGCTGATGCGACCGGTCGGCTCGGCCGTGTTCGGCTCCTATGCGGACAGGCATGGGCGCAAGGGAGCGATGGTCGTGGCCGTCGTCGGCGTCGGCATCAGCACGGCGGCTTTCGGCACTCTCCCGACCCTTCAGCAGGCGGGCCTGATCTCGCCCGTGCTCTTCCTGATCCTCCGGCTTGTCCAGGGCGTCTTCGTCGGCGGCGTGGTTGCCTCGACGCACACGATCGGGACGGAATCGGTCTCCCCGAAATGGCGCGGCACCATGTCCGGCCTCATCGGCGGCGGCGGCGCCGCGGTCGGCGCGCTCCTAGCCTCGATCGTGTTCCTCGTAACGAGCTCGATCTTCCCCGGCGACAGCTTCGCCGCATGGGGCTGGCGCTGCATGTTCTTCGCCGGGATCCTGAGCTCGGTCCTGGGACTAGCCGTCTTCAACAGCCTCGAGGAGTCGCCGCTTTGGCGCCTGGCCCAGGCGAAGAAGGCGCTCTCTTCCGATCGGCGCTCTCCTCTTGCGACGCTGTTCAGCGCCGACCACCGCGGCGTGCTGCTCGTCAACCTGATGATCACGATCGGCGGCGGCGCGGGCTACTACCTGACTTCGGGCTATCTCCCGAGCTTCCTCAAGATCGTCAACAAGCTGCCGGGCACGACGACGTCGTTGATCCTGATGGGTGCCAGCGTGGGGGCGCTCATCGCCTCGTTGGTCGTGGGATGGATCAGCGACCAGGTCGGTCGCAAGCCGACCTTCA
Encoded proteins:
- a CDS encoding AMP-binding protein; the encoded protein is MLDLGTSFIASVERDPNVLAIVDGETRLTYVAWYRRVSAIVAALDELGLKPGDHLVTVLQNRWQAATLHWACQLAGVIITPLNWRAKADDVEFCVTDSGASLLVYEPASADAVHSAPAAMSIRRISLGAASDGEIAFDELVERSAPDAQPRVSADAWSLMLYTSGTTSRPKGVPRRQRAERAAAIAHLAQNLYGRGERTLGVMPLYHTMGVRSLLAMSLVGGTFVCLPRFDIEGALALIEREAITNLYLAPTLYHDVVHHPSFKSADVSSVRKLGFAGAPMTDGLLRRLEEAFRPELFVNHYGSSEIYTCTINQDAATKPGSAGRAALNQRIRVVRIDALSADDLAAPGEEGEIIASLTGDEAFEGYWLRPDADAKALRDGWYFTSDTGYFDADGDLFVTGRVDDLIITGGENVSPVEVESCLSLHPAVSEVAVVGLPDERLGKVVTAFVRLSHPVDAEELDRHCRESTLANFKRPRRIVFVEQIPRSPVGKLLRRKLVDGEYRLADPKAQNQEPIA
- a CDS encoding FAD binding domain-containing protein, producing the protein MKPPAFDYLRAATLDEVLEALWEGGSDARILAGGQSLLPMLNMRLARPSVLVDVMHVDALRQVTASGDALKIGAAVRQAQIEHRADLVGELPLLAAAIPWVGHMQTRASGTLCGSVAHADPSAEIPLVLLALLGSVHLRSRKQRRTLKADDFFTGMMATARADQEVIEAISFPLARPDTGYAFREVGRRHGDFAIVACAAVVDRKGARLAVGGVADMPMARPLPLPEEGSALDDALETFAWDLNARDDLHATARYRRELVRRLGRQVIEEAVRRRDGVTPPPTGHQQDAA
- a CDS encoding peptide ABC transporter substrate-binding protein; translated protein: MRSVLLLVGAFCALSLLPGSGLAAEQVLRLVSPGEAESFDPAHRHFAADRVLGTILLEGLTREDGNGEPVPGAAESWEVSGDGLRYVFHLRPNARFSDGQPVTAENFVYAARRWVDPKTASEATNAIEPVLHARECIGGRLPPEALGIEAIDPLTLAVTLERPNPYFPALAGQLVPMEQAVVERWGNAWTEPEHMVSNGPFALAEFVLHGTVAFVRNPRYWNAANIKLDRVTFASVENSRTAQRMFQAGEVDAVSLSSEDFKNGGPLPGAQLRLQPIYRVAYLFFNMRNGPLAESRGLRRALALALDQDTLTTKILKSISQPAFAMVPAIYANYPHPRETFADRPMAERIAEARKLYADAGFGPGRPLSVKAVLGDKKSCAAIQEMWRVALGFVAECDIEDDHGAEEAYKTGQFDVGDNGDGGPVPDPYKIISDFRGQPVGAENTGRYDSPAYDATLAEAEETSDLTARAKKLAEAERVLLDDQAVIPLSFSSGAYAVAPRVHGYRMLASRALFLDDTTVDP
- a CDS encoding helix-turn-helix transcriptional regulator; this translates as MSNALRIAHGAFGRVALLDMDASLVRHAHPHCHVLIKAEGSDTQFSVRDQIVPLTTNNAVLINAWEPHAYVHDPRRTRTIILALYIEPIWLAGFRKNWTASGAPGFFERLSGELTPLIRSLADELAFSMTNSSVTGAEQERLLSDLMIAVIEKFSPWREVTVSLRDLARRGSVDWRIRRALEVIRANPGEIGDMSALAREVGLSRAHFFRLFEKSIDVPPRVFLNVVRLEYAVGELVNSEVSLSDLSDRLGFSAPPHFTRFFRDHAGATPSEFRSVARQ
- a CDS encoding enoyl-CoA hydratase/isomerase family protein, producing MTDPRFNDLDGFRVEVDAERFRADVILDRAPLNVISMPQRDQLRKVFEALDEDSAVRVIVLRAVGEHFSSGGNIKGFMEASPEHVSKLAWNVAAPARCGKPVIAANRGYAFGVGFEISLACDFRIVSETCQYALPEQKLGQIPGSGGSARLQKIVGITRTKDIVMRSRRIGANQALDWGIATEMVPDDQLEAATDALVAELVGFSPLAQRTAKKLLNDTEDASLSIAIELEGHCYSRLRSSDDFAEGVDAFHSKRPPNFRGS
- a CDS encoding xanthine dehydrogenase family protein molybdopterin-binding subunit, which encodes MGKSPPRVEDAALLTGRGRYIDDLGITPGTLHAAILRSPHAHALIEAIDVERAKAMPGVEAILTGEDIRALTASMVVGVKAPVDCWPIAVDRVRYVGEPVAVVVASDRYLAEDAIDLVEVRYKPLGAVVDPFEAMKPEAPVLHEGFGTLGLANNVASDRRFRYGDPERAFAEAPHRVSVDVRYPRNACTPIETYGVIAEYDPGLDGYDIRANFQGPFSIHAVISRALKVPGNRLRLRTPPDSGGSFGVKQGVFPYIVLIGAAARVVQRPVKWIEDRLEHLAASTVATNRGTRLEAAVEANGRITALDWDQVEDCGAHLRAPEPATLYRMHGNMTGAYAIRNVAIRNRVVVTNKTPTGLNRGFGGPQVYFALERLMQRIAIELGLDPLDVIRRNLVPQGSFPYKTATGAVLDSGDYQTALSVALEKGGHAELLKRRDQARAEGRLYGIGYTAVVEPSVSNMGYITTVLTADERRKAGPKNGAQATATIHIDPLGSVSVHVASVPQGQGHRTVLGQVVGDVFGLPPSTISVVTDVDTGKDAWSIASGNYSSRFAPAVAGAAHLAATRLRGRLAQIAAAQLNILPDEVEFAEGRARAKGNLDNGTSFSRVAAAGHWAPGTLPDGVEQPLRETVFWTPDQLVAPNAKDEVNSSLCHGFIFDFCGVEIDRTTGETKIDRYVTMHDCGHILHPGMVDGQVRGGFAHALGAALYEEHSYGADGSFLSGTLADYLIPTTMEVPDPIILHLETPSPFTPLGAKGVGEGNCMSTPVCIANAVADALGLSDITLPILPSHLADHLYGAEAPPKHSPATRPSVPAKPGARMLTGDGTASVDAPRDKVWAMLLDPQALMAIVPGAHGIEKLSDTQFRAEVTLGVGPVKGRYKSEISLSEMLAPEKVTLTGSTNGALGFGQGVGVVTLSEEAPGRTKVAYRYEAEIGGKVASIGGRLLDGAARVVIGQFFSALAAQAGGAPKRGLVAFLRRLFGRRS
- a CDS encoding (2Fe-2S)-binding protein, which codes for MPRLSATSRHPVSFTLNGRPVRGEAEPRLLLHDFLRHVIGATGTHVGCEHGVCGACTVQIDGAPVRSCLRLAVQSDGAEIRTVEGLAPSPERLAILQESFREHHGLQCGFCTAGILMSLDAFLRGNPDPTEAAIREVLSGHLCRCTGYTPIVAAAMTAAARLRAEEPSHA